The DNA window tttttaaactttgtacagCTTACTGATTAAATGAAAGGAGATTGTTTAGTAGCTGCAATTTAAATTAGTTACCTGAACATTGATTAATTTAACGTAAGCATGTGTTTTTTCATGGCCATATGCCATTTTGTTGTGTAGATCTTTACAAACAGATCAATAAGGTTTGGTACTAGCGTTTAATTACcccatttattatataatatatatataatatatatatatatagatatatatatatatatatatatataatttatatatatatatatctatatatatagcatatcAAAAACTAATTTCCTTTCAATTGGTATGAAAAATGAACAGCTGTATTGTAGTTTTTCTTCAGCTAacctaaataaaatagcattcaGCAAGTTACCTTTGCTACCTTTTACGGTGTactaaaaacagcaattaaaaacaagtCCATGTTTGAAATTACTCACTTTGTTTAACTTTCAATTACATgcaagcaaatattttcaaactctCAAATTgcatgtaagtaaataaatatgtatattaaaaattAGATGGCATTATTAAATATGTGCAGTAAATGGCATTATGGAAATACTTTGTATTGCGtgtcttttaatataatttaatatcactagcaaacagatGTGATTACGACTGTGTAGATTGGATGATCAATTGCTCAATAGAAAATATCAAGATGAACACCCGTACTTCATACACTTTTCGTATTCAGACTTACAATAGCTCAAAGCTGGTGTGACAGTAGGTGCAAGTCTGCTAAGCATGAATATCTTTAAATACAAacacctaaaaaaagaaaaaaaagcatacaccTCACTGTCAAAGGTGCCCTCTAGCACATGTTTGAAGAGGCTGTATTTTGACAGATTTTGTCGTAAGTTGGATTTCAAATACACCTGACGTTTTAATTTCTTTGTAGAGGGGATTATAAATGTTCTGGTTTACGGGATTATAAATGTTCTGGCTTACaaaatttagttttattattggaGGGCATATTGCTACACAGTTGCAGTATTGTCTCTGGAAAAACTATTACCCCCAAGATTTTGAATGATTTTCCTACTAGTGTGCCATAGTTTATATTATTAATAGTGGTAAAGTCAATAAGAGGATGAATAGTTAGATAGCGTCagtataaaactattttttatgtGTTATGTTTCACAGAACTTCTGAGCTATTGAATCTTTTTACTATTTTGCCATAGCCCAGATGGTATGGAATCCCAGGATGTCACGTTGCAGTCGCATCCCTATTGGTTTCAACTTGAATGTCTTtgagtctgtttttaaaatgatggtgaataaaaatatttctattaaatatggctGTATTTCAAAACAGGAAATGGGCCTATTAAATTGACCTAAAAATCTGGATAACTCTGAAATGGTTTCTACTTACTGTACACCTTTCTTTTTCAGATTGCCACCAAGGATGTGCTAAACCCGATAAAACAAGATGTTAAGAAAGGCAAACTGCGATATGTTGCTAATGTGTTTCCTCACAAAGGCTATATCTGGAACTATGGAGCAATCCCACAGGCACGTTTTGCTTGCATCAGATAGACGTCCTTTTTTTTCCCAATTGCAGAACCATCTGTTATTTTGAGAAACTGGTGACAGTCTGTGAATAGGTCAAAAGCTGCCATTCCCCAGTAGGAGGTTTAATGGCCAGCTGCTTTTCACAAAAGTAATCTTGCCTTTGATTTTAAGGAGGACAAAGTTTTAAAGCGTGACTATACCTGTAATCCTAGCATAAGTGACGGGAGGCTatgaaatgcataatacaatatTGCAGGGCCTTTTAATACATTACACATTGTTTGAATTTTATCTGCTGCCTGTAGGTTTCTTTACAACATTACTATTCTCCAGTATGTATTTTTCTCTACTAAATGCATGCAATCGTCTCTGACCAAAACAGTTAATTGTTTATGGAGTTGTGTGATAGGATagcatcactggcaaggctgtcccgtcagggagagagactcagacacgaGAAGCTGCAGGTTAAACTCTTTTGCGCACGTTTCATTACAAAAACTAGACAAACAAAataccaacaaacaaaacaaataggcacaggggccaaaacaaaagttttttcaaacagcacagcaaaacacaccttcaccaacattaattctacGAACATCCGTGATTACCCTTTTTACACACCCGTGGCTGGAGCCTTATTAACCGTTAATGATTCAGTTatagccccagccacattcccatgtgttttctggcagggaggaatttaaccccctccttgccaaCTCCCAACCTTAATTTATAACCTTAATGATCTAATATAGCTGCCATCTTGATGTCATGTgtctttttggtttctggatgatgTAGATGAAACGCTTCACATTTAGGACACAACAGTATGGTCAAGCTAGCATATGGGTACATTTATCATATTTATATCACTGACTTCATATTTGTAAAGTTATGTAAACATCTGCATGATAAAGGTGTCCGTTACAATATAGCAGCCATATTTGTAATAAGATGTTTGAGTTTTCCACATGATATAGCACAGTTTGATACAAGCTTAGTTTAATTATATGCTTTCTATTTCTCTTCACTTTTACAAACAACAAACTGCAGGTATTCCAAAACTTGATTTTGTGTGCAAAGCGGTGTGACCTGACAATTTTGGCATACTTGAACTCCATTAATATACTTGTCCAGTGCAATAATCTTGGATATTGCTGATCTAAATGTTATGTTTCTGTATGATCACTGCACTTTGGTTGGTTTGAGGCAGAATAATCCACAAAAGTCCCTTTAATTGCAAATTTCATAATGTAGTTAtgtccaaatgttttgcatcacctagaattttaggtttgaggaattaaaaaacaaacaaaaaaaacacataatttagatgttttatttaacatcatttaatcaaagaaactacaaaatgatatcgcaagtgtctgctggaagccataatagtgacTATAGCTGTAGATGCTGCCTTAAAATGGTAGCACTTTTTATTAAGGTTTCTTAGCTATTTTCCAAAAAATAATAGCACACGACAATAAAAGTGGATGGAATAGTGAAGTCATGCGAAAAGGTTACACTGTTataaataaattacttaattttttGAATGAGAACACTGCACAATCAAGGAATGCTTTTAATCCAATTAATTCTACCCTAGACATGGGAAGACCCAGGACACAAAGATACAGACACTGGTTGTTGTGGTGACAACGATCCAATTGATGTGTGTGAAATCGGCAACAAggtaattttatttattcattttatgttGAGTTAAAATAATTCTTTACACCATTACCAAAATATTGCCATTCTAAggccaaataaaaatgtttggtTCCGGTTACCAGACCCTAAATATCTTTTTTCCTATAACTggttatatttttcaatatcaaTTTGAAAAATTGATCACTGTGTGCTGCCTCGTTTTTGCTAATGCGATTTTCCAGAAACCTCTCGCAAACAAGATCTTCAGTATGATATCAATTGCCGGCGTCCGAGTATTGCCAAGTGCTGGTAGTTTTTCAAAATAGATGTTTGAAAAATGCGACCGCAAACCAGAAAATTATGGATTGccaaaattaacaaaatgttcaGATCAGCTGAATAACTTCTTCACGGTTGCCATAGATAATTTTCCTGGATTGAAAGCTCTTAAATGTACTTGTGTGTGAACCGTAAACGAAAACTTGAACATCAAACTTTACAGCCAATACCTTTCAAATACTGTTCCATGAAAAAAGTTAAGCAGGTCGGTAATTTATTTCAAAGTTCCCTAACAATCTAGTTAATGAAACATTTTTGCTCTATTGTTCTCACTATTATTGTTCAATAaacagcagtttttgttttttcctgtatcttttacagtacattcacaaaTATGTCCTACTGCTGATTAGCTTAGATTAGTTGTCGTGCAACGAAAACGATTATGCTATGTACACAGTACTGGGGTGAGAATTGGCCCGGGCTAATATTCACCCTCCCGGAAGAGTAATGGGGTGAGAATTGGCCTGACAGAGTGAGGATTAGCCTAGGACGGAACTCGCCTGGGGTGAGAATTGGTCTGTAACATCGGCACTGCTGCTGATAGTGCTGGGCCACTGAATACCCAATGCCAAGAGGCTTATGTGAGTGTGTGCTGgcaatgttatttaaatacactACCTTTATAGTAAATGCCAACACATAAAATGTGGTTATCCTGGATATGTTATTTAATCGTAATTAAACCTCATGcatatgtatgcatgtgtgtatgtatcaAACCCCTAACTAAGTTACTGAAAACAGCAAACCAAATTTTAACAGATTGCGACTTGTTTGTATCCTATAGCATAAATAGGGAAGAATGAAGCAAGATGACAGTGTAAACTAAACTATCATTTGCCACTTTTACCATGCTCACACTGCTTATTCAGGGGGGAAGAAAAACCTACCTACCCTATtttttgtcacattttttatatttggcctaacctgtttaattttttattttatgtggcATTCAGCATTCTTGTTTGCAACCATTATTTACCAGGAATACTAATACAGGTGTGCAGGATCCATAGATGGATGGTCccaaaactaatattttttgacCAACAGCACCTAGTTCTGATCCTGCACGTCACTACTtgctattccagaaaaaaaaaaaaccaacccctCTCTCCATTTCTGAAAAGACTCTTAAGTCATCATAGTCTCTTCTTTAAAGCTGGTTTCTGTCCCTgcctcttttttttcccccagaaacaATGCCCTTGGttgtaaaagtacattttgtaaatagtTACAGAAGTCAGAAAAACAATCAATTTGTACAAAAACTGGAATTCAGGTGCAGTCAAAAGACTAATTTGCTGGTGGGGGagattgaaagattttttttttttttccttccttgtGTTTAAGGTTTGCTCCACAGGAGAGGTCATTAAAGTTAAGATTTTAGGTACTCTGGCTATGATTGATGAAGGAGAAACTGATTGGAAAGTCATTGCAATCAATGTTGAAGATCCAGAGGCAAATGCTTTTAACAGTAAGTTTAAATTGAATTTCAGAAGTTGGGATtcagttaagatttttttttttttcgctaaAGGGCATTGCCAACAGCATCTAGTGTTTTGCTAATCAGAACCTGTGTAAGGCAGGATACTGATGCTGATCTCATTTAGAtttctcactgatactccagataaagatttcaaaacatttatcCTAGGATGGTAATCTGGCAGCTCATTTAAGTTTcccctttaaagaaaaaaaatagaatagttCTTGTAACTAGTGCCTTTTTATGTAACACTGCATTTTACTTTCAGATATTGACGATGTTAGACGGCTGAAGCCAGGTTACCTGGAAGCTACAGTAGACTGGTTCCGAAGGTACAAGGTACCAGATGGTAAACCGGAAAACAAGTTTGCATTCAACGGAGAGTTTAAAGATAAGGTATGCAgcttcataaaaagaaaatatctctTTTGCAGTACCCATAGTAAAATACAATTTCCGATGaagtaaaaacaatgtttttaacattACAATTTCTCAGATTTTGTGTGATTAGGGTGTTCAGGGTAAGTACAATCGATACTTAAATGCTCCTCGATTATACTGTAACTGGGGCATAGCTGCTTAATTAGAGGTACTGTTCATGCAATCCTAAAAGGTATTTTGTAAATCCACCAGAAAATCTGAATTAAGAGGATTCCCTCAGAAAACATGGCTGATTGCTGCTAGTCATTCTAGATGATTTTGTAGCTGCATTATGAATATCACAGTACCACAGAATTCTCCTGCATGGCTATGATTTAGACAATTTGAAACTGACATTTACTTATGTGTAAGTATTTAACAATGGaaatgttttactctttttttgcaGGACTTCGCCATCAGTATTATAAAGAGCACCAATGATTATTGGAAGGCTCTTGTGTCTAAGAATAGTGGAGGGGAACTCAACTGGTGAGTAGCAGCATTGTTTGCATGGCATGGTTTACAACAGGAGTAATATTACATTGGTTTGCAAAAAATACCTCATGTTCATTTATATGGAGTGTTAATTCAAAACCACCAAAACCTTTCTTACCTGCACAGATTAgcagaaaagttaaaaaaaattgtgaagaATTAAGACTGCTGGTGGAACTAAGTGTTGACATTATCCAAATTAATACCATTAAAGTATCTGCTGTGGTTATTAGATTATAACCCATGGATCTCTAAGGTGCCCTTTAGGGGATATTGGGAGCAGAAAATAGCTGTGCTGAGGATAATCTTCTACAGGTGTTTGACTTATTGAGACAAATGAGGAAAACCTACTGTAaatctgtgaaaaatgtgatcATGTGAATATGTCTTGTGGTGCTGTTGGTGAAGAACATTTCAGCAAAGGAAAgtaatccttttttaaattaacaatataATACTGTTTGACAGCCAAAGCCAATCTGTAaaattcctgttttgtttttgtgcagcaCAAACACgtgtgtctctcacagtcctttCTTGTGCACTAAAGAAGCTGCACAAGCAGTTGTTGATGCGGTAGGTctatcaagttttgttttttaaatcatttttcttgACTGGTATTCTTCTATTGAATGTAATTCCGATATATGGACACTAACATTttggtttatgtactgtatgtttcattTAATTACAAGTTTCACTATTTTGTTTCGATTAACTTTGATCTGGAATAATGGTATGATAAAAATTGTTATTTGATACAGGAATAATGGTATGATTTAAACAGTGTCTAGTGCTGTAAAGCTTctgggacctaaatcatcctaaTGATTTTCAAATATGTAAAATCTATTTAATTCACTTAATTTTTAGGAATGTTTTGGAATGTGTTAGTCTGACATCCAAGTACActaattagggcttctagttttagttttttttttttttttattttccatctctctccctgatcaaaaataaaacctgaaaactaaaAGCACTAATTATAGTACCTAACTTTGCATTTTAGTCATTTCACAAATTCAAGTTTCATCCAATTTTACTGTAAGAAGCAATGGAAGGAAAGTTGGACTGAACCTACAGACCAAAATAATACTCAATACAGAGCATAGATGTTAGTTTTGAATaattctttaatatatattaaattacttttattgtaatattgtcctctgtctctgtgtattacaaaAATGCTACCTCTCTTTAGGCTGATGGTTATATTGTatacaataatgtgttttaacCAAACATCTCAATGTTGCCCCCAATTTGACTGTGTTGCAGACATTGCCATGTGGAAATGCAGATCCGGTTCCAACAGATGGTATGCATCTTACCTTTTGCTTTTGTAGTTTCTGCTATTTTTAATATTCTCTTTAAACCAcccatacagtatactgtactgttgtgtttttttttttttaaatcttattagaaacgctgtttttttaattgaattcttACCAAAATTAACGCTTTACACAATAGCAAACCTTAGATTACATCTTTGTAAAAAGTTCTTGTTAACGTGAAAAATGTGAATTCACTCAAATTCCAACAGTTTCTGGTTGTAAAACGAACATACATATTAAAGTAGTTTTCTACACTATGTCTAATTGCTAACCtacatatagatatattataaagACAACATGATTGCATTGCGAACGAGATTagagcgatatatatatatatatagataatataatatatatattttaaataatcaagATTATATTTGACCTTATGCTGACTATTCTGTACACTAATATTAGATGGGTAGCAAACATTAGAGACCctcctaatttttttttctttcttctacaGTGGACAAAATATACTATTATTAGAGGAAATAAAACAAGAGGATAATTGCTAAAAGGACCCACATTCATCAACCTAGGAAGTGTACTTGAAAACTGTgtaactaaaatgttattttttaaaaccgtTCTAAAGGAAGTGGTACAGAACAAAGCATGTATACATCCCTGTGAAATCCAAGTATGGGAATAACAGGATCAGTAAGAATAGTTAATTTATTTACTATCAACGCTTTAAATTAAACATAGTGCTGTATCGTTACACAAATTGACCGCcaattaaacttaaataaaactcaggtattattaataaacaaacaagctgcTCATGTAGACAAAGTTGTACCGAGTTGGCTTTGTATGAAAAACttgctt is part of the Polyodon spathula isolate WHYD16114869_AA chromosome 13, ASM1765450v1, whole genome shotgun sequence genome and encodes:
- the LOC121325951 gene encoding inorganic pyrophosphatase-like — encoded protein: MKMSYTTEERGNPNTLSYRVFFKNSEGVYISPFHDIPMYADEAQNIFNMVVEVPRWTNAKMEIATKDVLNPIKQDVKKGKLRYVANVFPHKGYIWNYGAIPQTWEDPGHKDTDTGCCGDNDPIDVCEIGNKVCSTGEVIKVKILGTLAMIDEGETDWKVIAINVEDPEANAFNNIDDVRRLKPGYLEATVDWFRRYKVPDGKPENKFAFNGEFKDKDFAISIIKSTNDYWKALVSKNSGGELNCTNTCVSHSPFLCTKEAAQAVVDATLPCGNADPVPTDVDKIYYY